A single genomic interval of Hyphomicrobium methylovorum harbors:
- a CDS encoding cytochrome ubiquinol oxidase subunit I, giving the protein MDVDAVLLARIQFAFTITFHIIFPSLSIGLAAFIATLLVRWRMNGQEHLRRLARFWTKIFAVSFAMGVVSGIVLSYQIGTNWANFSVVAGNIVGPLMGYEVLTAFFLEATFLGIMLFGWDRVSPNLHVASAVLVAVGTSMSAFWILSANSWMQTPAGFEMRDGIAVPIDWFKVIFNPSFPYRFAHMFTAAYLTTSLVVLAVGARYIVAGRFLEEAKTMIRMGLGMVAILAPLQLVIGDAHGLNTAEHQPVKVAAMEAHWDGSKPADLILFAWPDAKAEKNHFEISIPRLASVIIKHDPDGLFKGLKDFPADERPPLLPVFFAFRVMVGIGLLMIGIGVVGAFLWWRKRLFESTWFLKPVAYAWPLGFIAIVAGWWVTETGRQPYLVYGILRTADAVSPVAFGAVLTTLILFVLIYTSVFSMGILYINKLIAKGPQGAAVSPHADGNESAGARPLSVAREATRSALESKE; this is encoded by the coding sequence ATGGACGTCGATGCTGTCCTGTTGGCTCGGATACAGTTCGCCTTTACCATTACGTTTCACATTATTTTTCCCAGCCTATCGATCGGGCTCGCGGCATTCATCGCCACGCTGCTCGTTCGCTGGCGAATGAATGGTCAAGAACACCTGCGGCGTCTTGCGCGGTTCTGGACGAAAATCTTTGCCGTCTCTTTCGCGATGGGCGTCGTGTCGGGGATCGTGCTGTCCTATCAGATCGGCACCAACTGGGCGAATTTCTCGGTCGTAGCCGGTAACATCGTCGGCCCGCTGATGGGCTATGAAGTGCTGACCGCGTTCTTTCTCGAAGCGACATTCCTCGGCATCATGCTTTTTGGCTGGGATCGCGTCTCGCCAAACCTGCACGTTGCTTCGGCCGTTCTCGTAGCGGTTGGAACGTCGATGTCGGCATTCTGGATTCTATCCGCGAACAGCTGGATGCAGACCCCGGCCGGATTCGAAATGCGGGACGGCATCGCTGTGCCGATCGACTGGTTCAAAGTCATCTTCAATCCCAGTTTCCCCTATCGCTTCGCGCATATGTTCACGGCCGCTTACCTGACGACCTCGCTTGTCGTGCTGGCTGTTGGCGCGCGCTATATCGTTGCCGGCCGCTTTCTCGAAGAAGCCAAGACGATGATCCGCATGGGCCTTGGCATGGTTGCGATCCTCGCACCGCTGCAGCTCGTCATCGGCGACGCGCACGGCCTCAACACCGCTGAGCATCAGCCGGTGAAGGTTGCGGCGATGGAAGCCCATTGGGATGGCAGCAAGCCTGCCGATCTCATTCTATTTGCCTGGCCGGACGCCAAGGCGGAGAAGAACCATTTCGAGATTTCCATTCCGCGTCTCGCAAGCGTCATCATCAAGCATGACCCGGATGGACTTTTCAAAGGCCTGAAGGATTTTCCGGCTGATGAACGGCCGCCGCTTCTACCCGTCTTCTTTGCGTTCCGGGTGATGGTCGGCATCGGACTTTTGATGATCGGCATCGGCGTCGTTGGCGCGTTCCTTTGGTGGCGCAAACGCCTGTTCGAATCAACGTGGTTCTTGAAACCCGTTGCGTACGCTTGGCCGCTTGGGTTCATCGCCATTGTTGCGGGCTGGTGGGTTACGGAGACGGGACGGCAACCGTATCTCGTCTATGGCATCCTGCGAACAGCAGACGCCGTTTCGCCGGTGGCATTCGGCGCGGTGCTGACGACACTCATTCTGTTCGTACTGATTTACACGAGCGTCTTTTCGATGGGCATCTTGTACATCAACAAGCTGATCGCGAAGGGGCCTCAGGGCGCGGCTGTCTCACCGCATGCAGATGGCAATGAATCTGCTGGAGCGCGGCCGCTTTCGGTGGCGCGAGAAGCAACGCGCAGCGCTCTTGAATCGAAGGAGTAG
- a CDS encoding polysaccharide lyase: protein MRYNSTGSMLFNASGVAVLLMVVGYIGSGFFSHEHVEPCSGRYPAGKQFALDNERGQILTPMEIQARVGSREWGLLENAVVVGVDGKGQDASLKIVLEPVDDENNPGRNGAGFLWQTPELTEAKSVCLSYRARLSQDFDFEHAGRLPGIYTALTPSDLDGALPGDSFIVRPTWLGLGAVGVEVRTSEGASWSESKNTWPRDRWVRIEEEVILNSAGKNNGLVRLWADGQMLAQRGDLVLWNEERRGFSGVVSDVGYAKASGSSEVQITPFVVQWHK from the coding sequence ATGCGTTACAATTCGACCGGGAGCATGCTTTTCAATGCCTCCGGGGTTGCCGTGCTTCTGATGGTTGTCGGGTATATCGGCTCTGGCTTCTTCAGCCACGAGCACGTTGAGCCGTGCAGCGGACGCTACCCCGCAGGCAAGCAATTCGCCCTGGACAATGAACGCGGTCAAATCCTGACCCCGATGGAGATTCAGGCGCGCGTCGGATCGCGGGAATGGGGATTGCTGGAAAATGCGGTCGTCGTTGGCGTCGACGGCAAGGGGCAGGATGCCAGCTTGAAGATCGTGCTTGAGCCGGTTGACGATGAGAACAATCCAGGACGCAACGGCGCAGGCTTCCTTTGGCAAACGCCGGAACTCACCGAGGCAAAATCGGTCTGTCTGTCCTATCGCGCGCGGCTCTCGCAGGATTTCGATTTCGAGCACGCGGGCCGGTTACCCGGCATTTACACGGCATTGACCCCGTCGGATCTGGACGGCGCATTACCGGGTGACAGCTTCATTGTCCGTCCCACCTGGCTTGGTCTCGGCGCCGTCGGCGTCGAGGTCCGCACGAGCGAAGGCGCAAGCTGGTCCGAATCCAAAAACACTTGGCCGCGCGACCGCTGGGTGAGGATTGAGGAGGAAGTCATCCTCAACTCAGCCGGGAAAAATAATGGGCTCGTCCGCCTGTGGGCCGACGGTCAGATGCTGGCGCAACGCGGCGATCTCGTTCTTTGGAACGAAGAGCGGCGGGGCTTTAGCGGCGTCGTTTCCGATGTCGGATACGCAAAAGCCAGCGGCTCTTCGGAGGTTCAGATCACTCCGTTCGTCGTGCAATGGCACAAATAA
- the cydB gene encoding cytochrome d ubiquinol oxidase subunit II, protein MDDSLAYALPLIWAAVLATAVTLYVVLDGFGLGLGILFHAEPREDRRDVMMNTIAPFWDGNQTWLVMGGGGLMAAFPKAYGVIMSGLYIPIIIMLLALVFRGVAFEFRWVSKPKHQFWDLAFSWGALVATFTQGVVLGGLLQGLAVEGNHYAGGTFDWLTPFSLFCGAALVAGYGLLGTTWLIYKTDGDLQDWARNTAKVALLLLVAATVVVSLWTPFSVPRIAERWFEWPNILLFAPVPLLTAYAAWRCWNGIENIGNDGEAFVSAVGIFLLGFVGLLISNVPYLVPNSMTVWEAAAAPSSQLFLLVGTLVLLPIILGYTVFVYWTFRGKVRESEGYH, encoded by the coding sequence ATGGATGACTCACTCGCATATGCCCTGCCATTGATCTGGGCTGCCGTTCTCGCAACCGCCGTGACGCTCTACGTCGTTCTCGACGGGTTCGGATTGGGCCTCGGCATCCTCTTTCATGCGGAGCCGAGAGAAGACCGTCGTGACGTGATGATGAACACCATCGCGCCCTTCTGGGACGGCAATCAGACGTGGCTCGTCATGGGTGGCGGCGGGCTTATGGCTGCGTTCCCGAAGGCCTACGGCGTCATCATGTCGGGGCTCTACATTCCGATCATCATCATGCTGCTGGCGTTGGTTTTTCGCGGCGTGGCGTTCGAATTCCGCTGGGTCTCCAAACCGAAGCACCAGTTTTGGGATCTCGCATTTTCGTGGGGCGCTCTGGTCGCAACGTTTACTCAGGGCGTCGTGCTTGGCGGATTGCTGCAGGGTCTCGCGGTCGAGGGCAATCACTACGCTGGCGGGACGTTCGACTGGCTCACGCCGTTCTCGCTGTTCTGCGGCGCAGCCCTTGTCGCTGGCTACGGCCTGCTTGGCACCACTTGGCTCATCTATAAAACCGACGGCGATCTGCAGGACTGGGCGCGCAACACTGCGAAGGTTGCGCTGCTTTTGCTGGTCGCTGCGACGGTCGTCGTCAGTCTCTGGACGCCGTTCTCTGTTCCGCGCATCGCTGAGCGCTGGTTCGAATGGCCGAACATTCTTCTGTTTGCGCCCGTTCCGCTGCTCACGGCCTACGCCGCGTGGCGCTGCTGGAACGGGATCGAAAATATCGGGAACGACGGCGAGGCCTTCGTTTCCGCCGTTGGGATTTTTCTGCTGGGCTTCGTCGGCCTGTTGATTTCCAATGTGCCCTATCTCGTTCCCAACTCGATGACCGTCTGGGAAGCCGCGGCGGCGCCTTCGTCTCAGCTTTTCCTGCTCGTTGGAACGCTGGTGCTGCTGCCGATCATTCTCGGCTACACGGTCTTCGTGTACTGGACGTTCCGCGGCAAAGTCCGCGAGAGCGAAGGGTATCACTGA
- a CDS encoding thermonuclease family protein, which produces MTLFGWRRRSEGFEWREYVRTTVLVRRADRQRRIEDARAAAVDKVKHAADAGAEAGRAGVSFAGSHISRFFAFLGNVLLDLAVAIFYVSGRWFKFIGSVIADAFGAVFAPLTRFLRAKGEAAASKLKGVGLKTPQWSARMPAMPSMPDFARRIPFNPQYVVLGLAALGLIYFGGPILRSADGLNLADMSSGVSTGSVTVATEISGSSFAVNGEVLRVDGALVRLEGIEAPETGQPCYRANGKKWDCARAARMGLSRLVRRKAVTCTPSGQDADGRVLARCTIGGDTDVATEAVRHGYVFAVGSFFNSLSAEEKEARVAKAGIWQGNVQRPQEWRDQAWEDAKQAAPDGCPIKGFVRSSTKIYALPWAPEYNRARVRTDRGERWFCSEDEAKAAGFTSSSRS; this is translated from the coding sequence ATGACATTGTTCGGCTGGCGCAGGCGCAGCGAAGGCTTCGAATGGCGTGAATACGTGCGGACCACGGTGCTTGTGCGCCGTGCCGACCGTCAACGCCGGATCGAGGATGCGCGCGCGGCGGCCGTCGACAAGGTCAAACATGCGGCCGATGCTGGAGCGGAAGCGGGGCGCGCCGGCGTTTCGTTTGCTGGATCACACATTTCCCGGTTTTTTGCCTTCCTCGGCAACGTGCTGCTCGATCTCGCAGTCGCAATTTTCTACGTTTCAGGGCGCTGGTTCAAATTCATCGGCTCGGTGATCGCGGACGCATTCGGCGCTGTGTTCGCGCCGTTGACGCGCTTCCTGCGTGCCAAGGGCGAAGCGGCGGCGTCAAAATTGAAGGGCGTGGGACTGAAGACGCCGCAGTGGTCAGCGCGCATGCCCGCGATGCCTTCGATGCCCGACTTTGCGCGCCGTATCCCCTTCAATCCGCAGTATGTGGTTCTGGGGTTGGCCGCGCTCGGCCTGATTTATTTCGGCGGACCAATCCTGCGCAGCGCCGATGGACTGAACCTCGCGGATATGTCCAGCGGTGTAAGCACCGGTTCCGTGACGGTCGCGACGGAGATTTCCGGCTCGAGCTTCGCCGTCAACGGCGAGGTGCTGCGGGTCGACGGTGCGCTGGTGCGCCTCGAAGGAATTGAAGCGCCTGAGACGGGGCAGCCCTGCTACCGCGCGAACGGCAAGAAATGGGACTGCGCCAGAGCCGCGCGGATGGGCCTTTCTCGGCTCGTGCGACGCAAGGCCGTGACCTGCACGCCGTCCGGTCAGGATGCTGATGGCCGCGTTCTGGCACGATGCACCATCGGCGGCGATACCGATGTCGCGACCGAGGCCGTGCGTCACGGGTATGTGTTTGCAGTGGGATCGTTCTTCAATTCGTTGAGCGCCGAAGAGAAAGAAGCGCGCGTCGCCAAGGCGGGAATTTGGCAAGGCAACGTGCAGCGTCCGCAGGAGTGGCGCGATCAGGCGTGGGAAGACGCCAAGCAGGCAGCGCCGGATGGCTGTCCGATCAAAGGCTTTGTGCGGTCTTCGACGAAGATTTACGCGCTCCCCTGGGCACCTGAATACAACCGCGCGAGGGTTCGGACGGATCGGGGCGAACGCTGGTTCTGCAGCGAAGACGAGGCCAAGGCGGCTGGCTTCACGTCCTCAAGCCGTTCCTAG